From Oncorhynchus mykiss isolate Arlee chromosome 6, USDA_OmykA_1.1, whole genome shotgun sequence, the proteins below share one genomic window:
- the LOC118965026 gene encoding uncharacterized protein LOC118965026, translating to MFLPAKPETKPKKAVRRRTRKNLKDGSTGSWSADTEDPACTKVKENVKARKPKRRKSQSHQTKDIKDTANEREDSKAPANHRDDSKALVNEKEDGKGSGFTGECEDLSLSGPESRTHQKKTRQVKKTPEKDKDNAKTPQKESNNRVNILAVLERWRLEKKLSSCPNPSGSDVELSEESDSALHPDRQPGDQDRAVLNTSQTHISTIEQDLQAQLDVMMQVLNTSDEVEQLVLRNTGLTDALLLSLAAALKRSPSEVTFLNLNLNHIGPQGAHILLDLLRAKPQVKGLLLFGNQLGDPGVLKLLSGLAQLQEITTRHPTSLPWIEDPQVQGQNPLTHSVVPLPPTTRGTLYPFSLLELDIGGNGLSSNGLRMLTSYMRLHSRLQYLGLARTTGVDLEAWRELFDSLKGNVTLSHIILDESNLGDQGARLFSDTLRANQSLRQVDLDSNGIGEVGGSEIIEALLCRTQFPLRHLSLEGNGISTGLMGRIQQEVRFN from the exons ATGTTTCTCCCAGCCAAACCAGAAACCAAACCAAAGAAGGCTGTGAGGAGGAGAACTAGGAAGAACCTGAAGGACGGGAGCACTGGTAGCTGGTCTGCAGACACTGAAGATCCTGCTTGTACCAAAGTGAAGGAGAACGTGAAGGCAAGGAAGCCCAAAAGACGCAAGAGCCAATCCCATCAAACAAAAGACATCAAGGACACTGCcaatgagagagaggacagcaaggCTCCAGCCAATCACAGAGATGACAGCAAGGCCCTGGTTAATGAGAAAGAAGACGGCAAGGGGTCAGGGTTCACAGGTGAGTGCGAGGACCTATCCCTGTCTGGCCCAGAGAGCAGAACACACCAGAAAAAGACCAGACAAGTTAAGAAGACCccagagaaagacaaagacaaTGCCAAGACCCCACAAAAAGAGTCCAATAACAGAGTCAACATCCTTGCTG TACTGGAAAGGTGGCGTCTGGAGAAGAAGTTGTCATCTTGTCCCAACCCCTCGGGCTCAGATGTGGAGCTAAGTGAGGAGAGTGACAGTGCTCTGCACCCTGACAGGCAGCCAGGGGACCAGGACCGAGCTGTGCTCAACACGAGTCAAACACACATCTCAACGATAGAACAAGATCTACAGGCCCAG ctGGATGTGATGATGCAGGTGTTGAACACGTCTGACGAGGTGGAGCAGCTGGTGCTGAGGAACACCGGCTTGACAGACGCACTCCTACTGAGCCTGGCCGCAGCCCTGAAGAGGAGCCCCTCGGAGGTCACATTCCTCAATCTCAACCTCAACCACATCGGACCCCAAGGGGCCCACATCCTCCTGGACCTACTGAGGGCCAAGCCCCAGGTCAAAGGACTGCT CTTGTTTGGAAACCAACTGGGAGACCCTGGAGTTCTGAAACTACTTAGTGGACTGGCTCAACTCCAGGAGATAACAACGAGACACCCAACATCACTACCATGGATTGAAGATCCCCAGGTCCAGGGCCAGAACCCGTTAACACACTCAGTTGTCCCCCTCCCTCCAACCACAAGGGGCACTCTCTACCCCttttcactgttggagctggacATAGGAGGAAACGGGCTGAGCAGCAATGGCCTGAGGATGTTGACATCCTACATGAGACTCCACTCAAGACTGCAGTACCTGGGGCTGGCCCGGACCACTGGTGTGGACCTAGAGGCATGGCGGGAGCTGTTTGACTCTCTGAAGGGAAATGTGACTCTCAGCCATATTATCCTGGATGAGAGTAACCTAGGAGACCAGGGAGCCAGGCTATTTTCTGACACGCTGAGAGCCAATCAGAGCCTGAGGCAGGTGGATCTGGACAGTAATGGGATTGGTGAGGTGGGAGGAAGTGAAATCATAGAGGCGCTGCTTTGTAGGACACAGTTTCCGCTGAGACACCTGAGTCTGGAGGGGAATGGTATCAGCACTGGACTAATGGGTAGAATTCAACAGGAAGTGAGATTTAACTGA